A window of Polaribacter litorisediminis contains these coding sequences:
- a CDS encoding acyl-CoA thioesterase, giving the protein MDAKASKESLTILTDLVLPGETNYLDNLFGGELLARMDRACSIAARRHSRRIVVTASVNHVAFNKSVPVGSVVTIEAKVSRAFKSSMETYVDVWIEDRQSGQRTKVNEGIYTFVAVDETGKPVPIPQIIPETALEKERFEGALRRKQLSLILAGKIKPNEATELKALFN; this is encoded by the coding sequence ATGGACGCAAAGGCATCAAAAGAATCTTTAACAATACTCACTGACTTAGTTTTACCTGGAGAAACTAATTATTTAGACAATCTTTTTGGCGGAGAATTATTAGCAAGAATGGATAGGGCTTGTAGCATTGCTGCAAGGCGTCATTCTAGAAGAATTGTGGTTACTGCTTCGGTAAATCATGTAGCTTTTAATAAATCTGTTCCTGTTGGAAGCGTGGTTACTATAGAAGCCAAAGTTTCTAGAGCTTTTAAATCTTCTATGGAAACTTATGTGGATGTTTGGATTGAAGACAGACAATCTGGACAAAGAACAAAAGTAAATGAGGGAATTTACACCTTTGTTGCAGTTGATGAAACTGGGAAACCAGTGCCAATTCCGCAAATAATACCAGAAACAGCTTTAGAGAAAGAACGTTTTGAAGGCGCATTAAGACGAAAGCAATTAAGTTTAATTTTAGCAGGAAAAATTAAACCCAACGAAGCAACCGAACTAAAAGCACTTTTTAATTAA
- a CDS encoding mechanosensitive ion channel family protein: MEFLNHFKILESIIAFAIAFFLRFLIIKSLRKIQLKFGFQNARILVTNKIVSILIYITVIVVVAFIWGVDEKQLLYYISSFLTILGIAFFAQWSLLSNITAGIILYINYPVKIGDSITILEKDNNISGEITDIGAFFITLKTIEKELITIPNSVILQKNIKYAPKTEK, from the coding sequence ATGGAATTTTTAAATCATTTTAAAATTTTAGAATCTATTATTGCATTTGCAATTGCTTTTTTTCTAAGATTTTTAATTATAAAATCGTTGCGTAAAATTCAATTAAAATTTGGGTTTCAAAACGCTAGGATTCTAGTCACTAATAAAATTGTTTCTATTTTAATTTACATCACAGTAATTGTTGTTGTTGCCTTTATTTGGGGTGTAGATGAAAAACAATTGCTTTATTATATTTCTTCTTTTTTAACCATTTTAGGGATTGCATTTTTTGCGCAATGGTCTTTATTATCTAACATTACTGCAGGTATTATTTTGTATATAAATTACCCAGTTAAAATTGGAGATAGTATTACAATATTAGAGAAAGATAACAATATCTCTGGAGAAATTACTGATATTGGTGCTTTTTTTATCACACTAAAAACTATTGAAAAAGAATTAATTACAATTCCGAACTCTGTAATACTGCAAAAAAACATTAAATACGCTCCTAAAACAGAGAAATAG
- a CDS encoding murein hydrolase activator EnvC family protein — protein MGNLKFNIFLALVFLMSYASFSQTKEQLEAQRKKYRNEITRYNKLLFKEIGKKENALQDLKDINQKIQVRNKLIKTIQLEAKLLSKGIKTNERKIENLKKNLEALKTDYASMIYKSYKSKSQQSRMMFLLSSQNFYQAYKRLEYMKQYASFRKKQGEEILVQANFISKLNDSLRYQKSVKDTLIFVEKNQKDAIISDKKQQESLITTIKKKEGKYKREIKKNVREEKIVAERIDKIVREAIAKANKKVANKPKNSKKNEFILSPEAKALAAKFELNKGKLPWPVQEGIVVRKFGKQSHPLYPGIEINGTGLHIVTSQGSDAEAIFNGEVLNILVGSGGTKNVMIRHGNYITSYNHLENAYVKKGDKITTGQKIGRIFTDKVSGKTTLIFVLLKNTYKLNPASWMLKR, from the coding sequence ATGGGGAATTTAAAATTTAATATTTTTTTAGCACTTGTTTTTTTGATGAGTTACGCTTCTTTTAGTCAAACAAAAGAGCAATTAGAGGCGCAACGCAAAAAATATAGAAATGAAATTACAAGGTATAATAAGTTGCTTTTTAAAGAAATAGGCAAGAAAGAAAATGCGTTACAAGATTTAAAAGATATCAATCAAAAAATTCAGGTAAGAAATAAATTGATCAAAACTATTCAGTTAGAGGCAAAACTGTTGTCTAAAGGAATAAAAACTAACGAGAGAAAAATCGAAAATCTTAAGAAAAATTTAGAGGCTTTAAAGACAGATTACGCATCGATGATTTACAAATCTTACAAAAGTAAATCACAACAAAGCAGAATGATGTTTTTATTGTCTTCACAAAATTTTTATCAAGCCTATAAACGTTTAGAGTATATGAAACAATATGCTTCATTCAGAAAAAAACAGGGTGAAGAGATTCTGGTACAAGCAAATTTTATTTCAAAATTAAACGATTCTTTACGCTATCAAAAAAGTGTAAAAGACACATTGATTTTCGTAGAAAAAAATCAAAAAGATGCAATAATATCAGACAAAAAACAGCAAGAAAGTTTAATTACAACCATCAAAAAGAAAGAAGGAAAATACAAAAGAGAGATTAAAAAGAACGTAAGAGAAGAGAAAATAGTAGCAGAAAGAATAGATAAAATTGTAAGAGAAGCCATCGCTAAAGCCAATAAGAAAGTTGCAAATAAACCTAAAAACAGCAAAAAGAATGAGTTTATTTTAAGTCCGGAGGCAAAAGCTTTAGCGGCAAAATTTGAACTAAATAAAGGAAAATTACCTTGGCCTGTTCAAGAGGGTATTGTGGTTAGAAAGTTTGGGAAGCAGTCTCATCCTTTATATCCTGGTATTGAAATTAACGGTACAGGTTTGCATATTGTTACGAGTCAGGGAAGTGATGCGGAAGCCATTTTTAATGGGGAAGTTTTAAATATATTAGTAGGGTCTGGCGGAACTAAAAATGTAATGATTAGACATGGAAATTATATTACATCGTATAATCATCTAGAAAATGCTTATGTTAAAAAAGGGGATAAAATAACTACAGGTCAAAAAATAGGAAGGATTTTTACGGATAAAGTTAGCGGTAAAACAACCTTGATTTTTGTCTTGTTAAAAAATACATATAAATTGAATCCTGCTTCTTGGATGTTGAAAAGGTAG
- a CDS encoding tetratricopeptide repeat protein — protein sequence MNFKSTHRKIRKERQFDYFKLALFSFFFFLCSLNMGAQDSIAAPKDLTEEAALKFQQFFFKALSQKSIGNYQKAIENLENCNQLLTNDVAVFFEFSKNYLFSNNGLLAKEYISRALEQDPDNIWMLKHLVKIYQKDRNYKKAIEVQQKIVANEPNEREFLVRLFVYDRQYQEAISLMNILESEYALSSNLKRLKESLEARKSNLVKEIKLEDIGPLTDQFNKDKSYLILKQILKISYDKPEILLKYSEEGISLFPAQPYVYLMKGKALNDQNNYKNALLTLQNGIDFVIEDKMEADFYKEIAKAYKGLGNKKEENNYKQRAKKLKI from the coding sequence AAGAGAGGCAATTTGATTATTTTAAATTGGCTCTTTTCTCTTTTTTCTTTTTTCTTTGCTCTCTAAATATGGGGGCTCAAGATAGTATTGCAGCACCAAAAGATTTAACAGAGGAAGCAGCATTAAAATTTCAACAATTCTTTTTTAAAGCGTTATCGCAAAAATCAATAGGAAATTATCAAAAAGCCATTGAGAATTTAGAAAATTGTAATCAGCTTTTAACAAATGATGTGGCGGTTTTCTTCGAGTTTTCAAAGAACTATTTGTTTTCAAATAATGGTTTATTGGCCAAAGAATATATCAGCAGAGCTTTAGAGCAAGATCCTGATAATATTTGGATGTTAAAGCATCTTGTAAAAATTTATCAAAAAGATAGAAATTATAAGAAGGCTATTGAAGTTCAGCAGAAAATAGTAGCGAACGAACCAAATGAAAGAGAATTTTTGGTGAGGCTTTTTGTCTATGACAGGCAATATCAAGAAGCTATTTCTTTAATGAATATTTTAGAAAGTGAATATGCATTAAGTTCAAATTTGAAACGGCTTAAAGAAAGTTTAGAAGCAAGAAAATCTAATTTAGTGAAAGAAATAAAATTAGAAGATATTGGGCCTTTAACCGATCAATTTAATAAAGATAAATCATATTTAATTTTAAAACAAATCTTAAAAATTTCTTATGATAAACCCGAAATTTTATTGAAGTATAGTGAGGAAGGGATTTCTCTTTTCCCGGCACAACCCTATGTATATTTAATGAAAGGAAAAGCACTTAACGATCAGAATAATTATAAAAATGCATTACTTACATTACAAAATGGAATCGATTTTGTGATAGAAGATAAAATGGAAGCTGATTTTTACAAAGAAATTGCAAAAGCCTACAAAGGATTAGGGAATAAAAAAGAAGAAAATAATTATAAGCAAAGGGCTAAAAAATTAAAAATTTAA
- a CDS encoding DUF4292 domain-containing protein translates to MKFLKYAFLFTMIFTSCKTTKNMINSKAIAKEMSARKVARKHIAANFDRKTIDAKLKVNFDNEKTNQSLSVSMKIIKDEVIWLRGTKIITLFKAEITPTSVRYYSSVFKNYFEGDFSMIEELLGVKINFEQLQNLFLGQSLLNIKEEKQNVEIVSNSYVLSPEKQTDLYDIFFNINPSHFKLDQQSVVNSDKNVRLDIKYPSYKLIDNEVFPSQIHIRAKNPKRVTAIDFIYKTVIFDTDVKMPFSIPRGYKQLKF, encoded by the coding sequence ATGAAATTTTTAAAATATGCATTTCTTTTTACAATGATATTTACTTCTTGTAAAACAACAAAAAATATGATAAATTCTAAGGCTATTGCTAAAGAGATGTCTGCAAGAAAAGTAGCAAGAAAACATATAGCTGCTAATTTTGATCGAAAAACAATAGATGCAAAATTGAAGGTTAATTTTGATAATGAAAAAACGAATCAAAGTTTGTCTGTGAGCATGAAAATTATAAAAGATGAAGTTATCTGGTTAAGAGGAACTAAAATTATTACACTTTTTAAAGCAGAAATTACACCAACTTCTGTGCGTTATTATTCGTCAGTTTTTAAGAATTATTTTGAAGGAGATTTCTCTATGATAGAAGAATTATTAGGAGTGAAGATTAATTTTGAGCAATTACAAAATTTATTTTTAGGGCAGTCTTTATTAAACATTAAAGAAGAAAAACAAAATGTAGAAATTGTAAGCAATAGCTATGTTTTATCGCCAGAAAAGCAAACAGATTTATATGATATCTTTTTTAATATCAATCCTTCTCACTTTAAATTAGACCAACAATCTGTTGTGAATTCTGATAAAAACGTACGTTTAGATATCAAATATCCTTCTTATAAGTTAATTGATAATGAAGTTTTTCCGTCACAAATACACATCAGAGCAAAGAATCCAAAAAGAGTCACAGCCATCGATTTTATATATAAAACTGTTATTTTTGATACCGATGTAAAAATGCCTTTTAGCATACCAAGGGGTTATAAACAATTGAAGTTTTAA